One Halosegnis longus DNA window includes the following coding sequences:
- a CDS encoding 50S ribosomal protein L14, giving the protein MEALNADVTQGLEKGSLITCADNTGARQLKVTSVSGYSGAKNRHPKAGLGDKITVSVTKGTPEMRRQVLEAVVIRQRKSIRRPDGTRLKFEDNAAVIIDENEDPRGTELKGPIAREVAERFGAIASTATMIV; this is encoded by the coding sequence ATGGAAGCGCTCAACGCAGACGTGACGCAGGGCCTTGAGAAGGGCTCGCTCATCACGTGTGCCGACAACACGGGCGCACGACAGCTGAAGGTGACCTCCGTTTCGGGTTACTCGGGCGCGAAGAACCGACACCCGAAGGCCGGCCTCGGTGACAAGATCACCGTCTCGGTCACGAAGGGAACCCCGGAGATGCGACGGCAGGTGCTCGAAGCGGTTGTCATCCGACAGCGGAAATCCATCCGCCGTCCGGACGGCACCCGACTGAAGTTCGAGGACAACGCCGCCGTCATCATCGACGAGAACGAGGACCCGCGCGGGACGGAGCTGAAAGGCCCCATCGCGCGTGAGGTCGCCGAACGATTCGGCGCAATCGCCAGCACGGCGACGATGATAGTATGA
- a CDS encoding 30S ribosomal protein S17, which yields MALGLNVPEPEAGCSDPNCPFHGTLSVRGQTVEGEVASTDMDKTVVVEREYDVRVPKYDRLMKRRSRISAHHPDCLDISVGDTVRIAETRPLSKTKSHVVVATDTEGEN from the coding sequence ATGGCGCTAGGACTGAACGTACCGGAACCGGAGGCCGGCTGCTCTGACCCGAACTGTCCGTTCCACGGCACGCTGAGCGTGCGCGGACAGACGGTCGAGGGCGAAGTCGCCTCCACCGACATGGACAAAACCGTCGTCGTCGAGCGAGAGTACGACGTCAGAGTGCCGAAATACGACCGTCTCATGAAGCGACGGTCCCGTATTTCTGCACACCACCCTGACTGTCTCGACATCTCGGTCGGCGATACGGTTCGTATCGCAGAGACCCGCCCACTATCGAAGACGAAGTCGCACGTCGTCGTCGCGACGGATACGGAGGGTGAGAACTAA
- a CDS encoding ribonuclease P protein component 1: MNAQTLPRHELAGLHAEVIESSNADLVGIEGDIVDETMHTLLVAGDGTKQVPKAAATFRVTLEDETVIIEGERLVARPARRTELTTPHTWR; the protein is encoded by the coding sequence ATGAACGCCCAGACCCTGCCACGACACGAACTCGCGGGCCTCCACGCGGAGGTAATCGAGTCGTCGAACGCCGACCTCGTCGGCATCGAGGGAGACATCGTCGATGAGACGATGCACACCCTGCTCGTGGCCGGCGACGGGACGAAACAGGTTCCGAAGGCGGCGGCGACGTTCCGTGTCACTCTTGAGGATGAGACGGTCATCATCGAGGGCGAACGGCTCGTTGCTCGTCCCGCCCGGCGAACCGAACTGACAACACCACACACATGGCGCTAG
- the rpmC gene encoding 50S ribosomal protein L29 — MAILHVEEIRDMTPAEREAEIEELRTELLNAKAVQAAGGAPDNPGRTKELRRTIAQIKTIQAEEGDNEE; from the coding sequence ATGGCTATCCTGCACGTCGAGGAGATCCGCGACATGACGCCCGCAGAGCGCGAGGCGGAAATCGAGGAGCTTCGGACGGAACTGCTGAACGCGAAGGCAGTGCAGGCCGCCGGTGGCGCCCCGGACAACCCGGGTCGCACGAAGGAGCTGCGCCGCACCATCGCCCAGATCAAGACGATCCAGGCGGAAGAAGGCGACAACGAGGAATAA